A section of the Paralichthys olivaceus isolate ysfri-2021 chromosome 16, ASM2471397v2, whole genome shotgun sequence genome encodes:
- the LOC109643617 gene encoding nucleoprotein TPR-like isoform X1 has protein sequence MAAVLLQVLERTELNKLPKGAQNKLEKFVTELQNANEALKTLHERFKADSEQQYFDIEKRLLESQEQILSATRDLQTLKEENKKLNEELSTLKGIEGETFQDKTPQQQTKTKYEIEAEKRELARLLEKRTQEVENLTHDVNRLNEKLTETNKVRMELQLKLDDIQSSETSVQHREKRMEQEKELLEKKIEWSTAELKTKTEELLNTNRDKGKEILELQSSLKNTKEQVTALESQLMSLKQTSESQSKRADDLNNKLKQAKDEQSAMEEKYRNELNAHVKLSSLYKGAATDMETKNQELNRAVEELSKVVKETGEVNKTLEKKVFEGAELKTRLEAELREKIKKMEKELENATVKASGKHCCVPSLTEEQLDHMCPSAAAIAAIVKPGMKFFDLYNAYAECQTQLQLEKQETRRVSRVLDEIIQEVESKAPVLKRQRQEYESMQRSMASLCNKLEQARMEIHGLQKEKEETKQRCEALEREKLRVERQLDDTSTQVCVLLAELEEAKGNRVIKNDSSSADISSTSEGISPRQVSFRSVEEMQKQNQSLLGRLRELEQEKERQQSRVTSARVSELEASVDKLQKEVEQLKEQRNQQKQLADSNARQRDMYKALLTHSTGFSLPPQGLESSPQPAHVRPSAPGTRSTPQRAAAVEAAQSTQAKAALKQLNDAFSLYKKEKAENDRMLNETNDRLQRQITELSSSHAKLTSQLEFSNKRYEILQETVSAYRREISALQDRNQKMSATAQRHEHIIHTMTQDLREANEKLALEEVRVANVTKERDMLRQAESRLSREKEAIVAEQRNQNLLLTNLKTIQLTMERTETETRQRLNNKIEHLEAELVSMKSRMDQEVAQRHSLGRTMDAQLLEAKKQLETQNILQQRTRELLRSSEQQVAALKAQLASASSSEAVTSSSNTTTTATRAAPLRAPLRVRPQAPAASQQPPSQSEQEIAEVKGLLRTAEEQNSELAEQLKNANTTVEQYRAVVLTLEDSLKKEKESRSPLEMRLKESEEVQKQLEKRIVEVEKMKQREQDEGRKAVDAVEKEVCELQRSLKTSQTEQQEALERAAASLTLEQKATQESLLQTKLASEAQSKYERELMLHAADVEALQELKKKVQQDMAQKRELEEQINKTSSLLQEKTAAWNTLEKQLKEDLSNQSRRCEELGKQNALLHQQMDDMASRSRQQQQQHQLDLSFNEEGKTTEQILEILRFVRQEKQIAVARCEVSEGETLRYKQRVEHQDRELKELQDTLNAERQKMQATAKTLVQQEEQLKKMNTISALQESNKMLKMNRDKLQQELQQAQAKVTKLQSDISPLHNSMSLLSKKNGSLQADKRLLEEDLKHWKAKAQLLASQRKDGDVEEKQKLTNEREAQQRRIAQLAEEMAKLKTELARSSASSNSAQSQLQGLRDSMAQQISEKESLKKEAETKKNEILEKNKTITQVKKIGRRYKMQYDELKIQHDKLVAETASKAGSEAAPSQEVQQELAKAQEELNKAREELKTLKEDVQKKQEETHKALQELEEAQKENQKTKEKSQEVQNQTTKIQNQLTQVQSQLSQTQSQLQQNQNQLTQSQKELQQAKTHSQQVQNQLKSAQTQAQARQRELQQVKEALQQSLSGQKELQQTHQTNQHSHNQEVSNLKNTLTQAEGKATELQGQLDSLQKTIAERESDIKRLQEQLNEANQANEASQATQAKSSQASDANAAGDTNQAQQEEVAKLRQELLECKKREEQLKQQISDKEEKTKKAFMGAKTKISQLISAKEQLSKETEELKQNKEELEGRVNALKSQYEGRILRLDRELRELKETQTHSEPREEPQDQSGAKVVDQPRSTDQRQISLKSPAQDRGGSSLSDPPTANIRPTPSTPSPSNKPSPSPGSKSTPRASIRPMVTPATIPIPTPTATVMPTTQTDSQEVLISTGVSVHSTTSSLVSAPTSISQPTSLQATAFVQPTQQQAASQDAASSMDTERPSTSSSLIGAGSKRAREEEEEEQEEEDMERGPEISHTSPTTKKLRLKPSIVLEMEGDEEMEGELRDEGEQQDSPDDSQELPESFPVLAEDEEDIEEEGVSQSVPSYQMSSQGSTIIRDVIVIDTDSESRESKEGEEKQEDEEEEEEEEEEEGDEYKEEEDDDEDEDDAGDGEMRGGDESNDRSGAEDEGEEEDPSEATNAEEDVCGASSDSQHASEPPQSSEGSSSATSESDLREPVHLPPISSSIPSPSSLTPRLPHPRRPTHSLPPRLYIQPPAPELGPPHTQRQSSQLRRTSVGRGLQLTPGISSTQHFFDDDDRMVPSTPTLVVPHRTDGFAEAIHSPQVAGLSTRFRFGPPEDLLPQASASHSDLGQLASQGGLGMYESPLFLAAHDEDGGGRSVPTTPLQVAAPVTVFTESLPSDSGDNMASQSVPMVTASTGMASTADDVDEVFVEQEAEGPGIESSLESQTDVESTGQQSDDASLPSTSQDPDNSSVTQRRMMSSQSLISSLSGRGTRGGRGEARMLLSRRGTYSRGGRGGAMGRGGIA, from the exons ATGGCGGCCGTGCTGCTGCAGGTCCTGGAGCGGACGGAGCTAAACAAACTCCCGAAAGGCGCCCAGAACAAGCTGGAGAAGTTTGTGACGGAGCTGCAGAATGCTAACGAGGCGCTGAAGACGCTGCACGAGCGCTTCAAAGCAGACAGTG AGCAGCAGTACTTTGACATCGAGAAGAGACTGTTGGAGAGCCAGGAACAGATCCTGTCAGCCACCAGAGACTTGCAGACCCtgaaggaggaaaataaaaaactca ATGAAGAGTTGAGTACTCTGAAAGGAATAGAGGGAGAGACCTTTCAGGATAAAACACCACAGCAG CAAACAAAGACCAAGTATGAGATtgaggcagagaagagggagCTGGCGAGGTTGCTGGAGAAGAGAACACAGGAGGTGGAGAACCTTACAC acgATGTGAATCGTCTAAACGAGAAGCTGACTGAGACAAACAAAGTGAGGATGGAGCTGCAGTTGAAACTGGATGATATACAATCATCTGAGACGTCGGTACAG CATCGGGAGAAGCGTATGGAGCAGGAGAAAGAATTACTGGAGAAGAAAATTGAGTGGTCAACTGCAGAGCTGAAGACCAAGACCGAAGAACTGCTCAACACCAACAGAGACAAAGGCAAAGAGATACTAGAGCTTCAGAGTAGTCTGAAGAACACCAAGGAGCAG GTGACCGCACTGGAAAGTCAGCTCATGTCTCTGAAGCAAACCAGTGAGAGCCAAAGTAAAAGAGCTGATGACCTCAACAACAAACTCAAACAG GCTAAAGATGAGCAGAGTGCCATGGAGGAGAAATACCGCAATGAGCTCAATGCTCATGTCAAGTTGTCTTCACTGTACAAG GGGGCAGCAACAGATATGGAGACAAAAAACCAAGAACTTAACAGAGCTGTGGAAGAGCTCAGCAAAGTTGTTAAAGAAACCGGGGAGG TCAATAAGACTCTGGAGAAGAAGGTGTTTGAAGGAGCAGAACTGAAGACACGACTTGAGGCAGAGCTGAGGGAAAAAAtcaagaaaatggaaaaagagcTGGAAAATGCCACAGTGAAGGCTTCTGGTAAACACTGCT GTGTTCCCTCTCTGACTGAGGAGCAGCTGGACCACATGTGTCCGTCAGCAGCTGCCATTGCTGCGATTGTAAAGCCTGGCATGAAATTCTTTGAC CTGTATAATGCCTATGCAGAGTGTCAGACGCAGCTTCAGCTTGAGAAACAGGAGACCAGGAGAGTGAGCCGAGTGCTGGATGAGATCATCCAGGAAGTGGAGTCCAAAGCGCCTGTACTGAAACGTCAGAGACAGGAGTATGAGAGCATGCAAAGGTCCATGGCTTCCCTGTGCAACAAACTGGAACAGGCTCGAATG GAAATCCATGGTttgcaaaaagagaaagaagagaccAAGCAGCGCTGTGAGGCgttggagagagaaaaactgaggGTAGAGAGACAATTAGATGACACATCTACACAG GTGTGTGTTCTTCTGGCGGAGCTTGAGGAAGCCAAGGGTAATCGGGTGATCAAGAATGACAGCAGCTCCGCCGACATTTCCAGCACTTCTGAAGGCATAAGCCCACGCCAGGTGTCTTTCCGCAGTGTTGAGGAGATGCAAAAGCAGAACCAGAGCCTGCTGGGAAGGCTGAGGGAGCTGGAGCAGGAAAAGGAAAGACAGCAGAGCCGTGTGACTTCAGCACG TGTGTCTGAATTGGAGGCCAGTGTGGATAAACTCCagaaggaggtggagcagctgaaaGAGCAGAGGAACCAGCAGAAACAGCTGGCCGACTCCAAcgccagacagagagacatgtaCAAGGCCCTGTTGACTCACAGCACTGGCTTTAGCCTGCCTCCTCAAG GTCTTGAGTCTTCACCCCAGCCCGCACATGTTCGTCCTTCAGCCCCAGGAACTCGCTCTACTCCACAACGAGCTGCTGCTGTCGAGGCAGCACAGAGTACTCAGGCTAAAGCTGCTTTAAAACAG CTCAACGATGCCTTCAGTCTGTATAAAAAAGAGAAGGCAGAGAACGACAGGATGCTGAATGAAACAAACGACAGACTGCAGAGACAGATAACAGAACTCAGCTCCAGTCACGCCAAGCTGACTTCTCAACTGGAGTTCAGCAACAAGAG GTATGAGATTCTCCAGGAGACTGTATCAGCTTACCGCAGAGAGATCTCTGCCCTTCAGGACAGGAACCAAAAAATGTCTGCTACAGCCCAACGACACGAGCATATCATCCACACAATGACCCAGGATCTGCGGGAGGCTAATGAAAAACTGGCACTGGAAGAG GTGCGCGTAGCGAACGTGaccaaagagagagacatgttAAGACAAGCAGAGAGTCGACTGAGTCGAGAGAAGGAAGCCATAGTGGCTGAGCAACGTAACCAGAACCTACTGCTCACCAACCTCAAGACTATACAG TTGACTATGGAgcgaacagagacagagacccGCCAGCGACTGAACAACAAGATCGAGCATCTGGAGGCAGAGCTGGTTTCCATGAAGAGCAGGATGGACCAGGAAGTCGCACAGAGACATTCCCTCGGACGCACTATGGAT GCTCAGCTGTTAGAAGCCAAGAAGCAGCTTGAGACCCAGAACATCCTGCAGCAGAGAACCAGGGAGTTGTTGCGGAGCTCTgaacagcaggtggcagcacTGAAAGCACAGCTGGCTTCTGCTTCATCCTCTGAGGCTGTTACCAGCTCCagcaacaccaccaccacagctACCCGAGCTGCACCCCTCAGAGCTCCACTGAGAG TACGCCCTCAAGCTCCAGCAGCCTCCCAGCAGCCTCCCAGCCAATCCGAGCAAGAGATTGCAGAGGTGAAAGGTCTTCTCCGTACTGCTGAGGAACAGAACAGTGAACTGGCAGAGCAGCTGAAGAACGCCAATACTACTGTGGAGCAGTACAGAGCTGTGGTACTGACCCTGGAAGACAGTCtgaagaaggaaaaggag TCCCGCTCCCCCCTGGAGATGCGACTGAAGGAGTCGGAGGAGGTGCAGAAGCAGCTGGAGAAGAGGATTGTAGAGGTGGAGAAGATGAAGCAGCGGGAGCAGGATGAGGGGAGGAAAGCTGTGGATGCGGTGGAGAAAGAA GTGTGTGAGCTGCAGCGCAGTCTGAAGACCAGTCAGACAGAACAGCAGGAGGCGCTGGAGAGAGCAGCTGCTTCTCTGACACTGGAGCAGAAGGCCACACAAGAGAGTCTGCTGCAG ACTAAGCTTGCTAGTGAGGCGCAGTCTAAGTATGAGCGGGAGTTGATGCTTCATGCTGCTGATGTGGAGGCTCTGCAGGAGCTCAAGAAAAAAGTTCAACAAGACATGGCACAGAAGAGGGAGTTAGAGGAGCAAATAAACAAGACATCCTCcctcctgcaggagaaaacTGCTGCATGGAACACACTGGAGAAACAGCTGAAG GAGGACCTGTCTAATCAGAGTCGGCGCTGTGAGGAGCTAGGGAAGCAGAATGCTCTCTTGCACCAGCAGATGGATGACATGGCCTCCAGGAgtcgccagcagcagcagcagcaccagcttGACCTGTCATTTAATGAGGAAGGAAAGACCACTGAACAGATTCTAGAAATACTCAG GTTTGTGCGGCAGGAGAAACAGATAGCTGTGGCTCGATGTGAGGTGTCGGAGGGAGAAACTCTTCGTTACAAACAGCGAGTGGAACACCAAGACAGAGAACTAAAGGAGCTACAAGACACCCTGAATGCTGAGAGGCAGAAAATGCAG GCTACAGCTAAGACTCTGGTCCAGCAAGAAGAGCAACTGAAGAAGATGAACACTATCAGTGCTCTACAAGAAAGCAACAAGATGCTGAAAATGAACAGAGACAAGCTGCAACAGGAGCTGCAACAAGCACAGGCTAAA gtgacaaagctgcagtcagacatCAGTCCACTGCACAACTCTATGTCTCTGCTGTCAAAAAAAAATGGCTCCTTGCAGGCTGATAAGAGGCTTCTGGAAGAAGACCTCAAACACTGGAAGGCCAAAGCACAG ctgctggccAGCCAACGGAAAGATGGagatgtggaggagaaacaaaaactGACCAATGAGAGAGAAGCTCAGCAGAGACGCATCGCACAGCTCGCTGAAGAGATGGCCAAGCTGAAGACTGAACTGGCCAG ATCCAGTGCCAGCAGTAACTCAGCTCAGTCTCAGCTGCAAGGCCTCAGAGACTCTATGGCCCAACAGATATCAGAGAAAGAAAGTCTGAAGAAAGAAgcggaaacaaaaaaaaatgagatCCTGGAGAAGAACAAAACCATAACCCAGGTGAAGAAGATCGGACGACGCTACAAGATGCAGTATGATGAGCTCAAAATCCAGCATGACAAG CTGGTTGCAGAAACAGCATCTAAAGCAGGGAGCGAGGCAGCTCCTAGTCAAGAGGTGCAGCAGGAGCTGGCTAAAGCCCAGGAGGAGCTCAACAAGGCCAGAGAGGAgctaaaaacactgaaagaagATGTGCagaagaaacaggaagag ACCCACAAGGCCCTgcaagagctggaggaggcacAGAAGGAAAACCAGAAGACCAAGGAAAAGTCCCAGGAGGTTCAAAACCAGACGACAAAGATCCAGAACCAACTCACACAG GTGCAGTCCCAGTTGTCGCAGACCCAGTCTCAACTGCAGCAGAATCAGAACCAGCTGACCCAGAGTCAGAAAGAGCTTCAACAAGCCAAGACCCACAGCCAGCAG GTACAAAACCAGTTAAAATCAGCTCAAACTCAAGCTCAGGCCCGTCAGAGGGAGCTCCAGCAGGTGAAAGAAGCACTCCAGCAGAGCCTCTCTGGTCAGAAAGAGCTACAACAGACTCATCAAACCAATCAACACAGCCACAACCAGGAAGTCAGCAATCTCAAGAACACTCTAACCCAAGCAGAGGGCAAG GCGACTGAGCTCCAAGGACAGCTGGACAGTCTGCAGAAG ACCATTGCTGAGCGTGAATCAGACATCAAGCgtctgcaggagcagctgaaTGAAGCTAACCAGGCCAATGAAGCGAGTCAAGCCACACAGGCCAAGAGTTCCCAGGCCAGTGATGCTAACGCAGCTGGTGACACTAACCAGGCTCAACAAGAGGAGGTTGCCAAACTCAGACAAGAg CTTTTGGAGTGTaagaaaagagaggagcagctgaaaCAGCAGATTTCtgataaagaagaaaagaccAAGAAGGCATTCATGGGAGCTAAGACCAAAATCAGCCAGCTCATCA GTGCAAAAGAGCAGCTAAGTAAGGAGACAGAAGAACTGAAACAGAATAAGGAGGAGTTGGAGGGGAGAGTAAACGCCCTCAAGTCTCAGTACGAAGGACGAATTCTTCGCCTGGACAGAGAGCTGAGAGAACTGaaggagacacagacacactctgagCCCAGAGAGGAACCACAGGACCAGAGTGGCGCTAAG GTGGTTGATCAGCCGAGATCTACAGACCAGAGGCAGATATCTTTGAAGAGTCCAGCCCAAGACAGAGGAGG CTCTAGCCTGTCTGATCCTCCCACTGCTAACATCCGCCCAACCCCAAGTACTCCATCTCCTAGCAACAAGCCCAGCCCCTCCCCTGGTAGCAAGTCCACACCCCGTGCCAGTATCCGGCCTATGGTTACCCCGGCAACCATCCCAATCCCGACACCTACCGCCACCGTCATGCCAACCACACAAACTGACAGTCAAGAGG TGCTAATTAGTACAGGAGTCTCTGTACACTCCACCACCTCCAGTCTGGTGAGTGCACCCACCTCCATATCTCAGCCAACCAGCTTACAAGCCACAGCTTTTGTCCAGCCCACCCAGCAGCAGGCAGCCAGTCAGGACGCAGCGTCCAGCATGGACACAGAGCGGCCATCCACGTCCTCTTCTCTGATTGGTGCAG GCTCGAAGCGtgccagagaggaggaggaggaggagcaggaggaggaagatatGGAGAGAGGACCAGAGATTTCCCACACATCACCGACCACTAAAAAACTACGACTAAAACCATCAATAGTACTTGAG atggAAGGTGATGAGGAGATGGAAGGAGAACTGAGAGATGAGGGGGAACAACAGGATTCACCAGATGACAGTCAG GAGCTTCCAGAGAGTTTCCCTGTTCTAgctgaagatgaggaggacatTGAGGAAGAAGGCGTGTCCCAGTCTGTCCCCTCTTACCAAATGTCCTCTCAGGGCTCCACTATAATCCGAGATGTCATTGTGATCGACACGGACAGTGAGAGCCGAGAGAgcaaagagggggaggagaagcaggaggacgaagaggaagaggaagaagaggaggaagaggaaggagatgag TataaggaggaagaggacgatgatgaagatgaggatgatgcTGGTGACGGTGAGATGAGGGGAGGAGATGAGAGTAATGACAGGAGCGGGGctgaagatgagggagaggaggaagatccATCAGAAGCCACCAATGCTGAGGAGGATGTGTGTGGAGCGTCGTCAGACTCCCAGCATGCCTCTGAGCCGCCGCAGAGCA gtgaaggcagcagcagcgccACATCAGAGTCTGACCTCAGAGAACCTGTACACCTCCCCCCAATCTCCTCCTCTAtaccctcaccctcctccctcacacCCCGTTTGCCACACCCCCGTAGGCCCACACACTCCCTCCCACCAAGGCTTTACATCCAACCGCCGGCTCCAGAGCTGggacccccacacacacag AGACAGTCCTCTCAGCTGCGTAGAACATCAGTAGGACGTGGACTTCAACTCACCCCTGGAATCAGCAGTACG CAACATTTCTTTGATGATGACGACAGAATGGTTCCCAGTACTCCCACTCTGGTGGTCCCACACCGCACTGATGGCTTTGCTGAGGCTATACA TTCCCCTCAGGTAGCTGGTCTCTCTACCAGGTTTAGATTTGGTCCTCCGGAAGACCTGCTGCCTCAGGCATCAGCGTCACACTCTGACCTCGGACAACTGGCCTCTCAAGGAG GTTTGGGGATGTATGAGTCTCCTCTGTTCCTGGCTGCTCatgatgaagatggaggaggaaggagtgtCCCTACCACGCCTTTACAAGTGGCTGCACCAG TGACAGTCTTCACCGAGTCGCTGCCTTCAGACAGCGGTGACAACATGGCTTCGCAGTCTGTTCCCATGGTGACAGCCTCCACGGGGATGGCTTCCACTGCAGATGATGTAGATGAGGTGTTCGTGGAGCAAGAAGCCGAGGG ACCTGGTATTGAGTCGTCTTTGGAAAGCCAGACAGACGTGGAGTCAACAGGGCAGCAGAGTGATGATGCATCACTGCCATCTACCAGCCAAGACCCCG ACAACAGCAGTGTTACTCAGCGGCGCATGATGAGCAGCCAATCCCTGATCAGCAGCCTGTCGGGCAGAGGaaccagaggagggaggggagaagcCAGGATGTTACTCAGCCGCAGAG GGACTTACTCTcggggaggaaggggaggagccATGGGCAGAGGAGGCATCGCCTAA